A genomic window from Melanotaenia boesemani isolate fMelBoe1 chromosome 15, fMelBoe1.pri, whole genome shotgun sequence includes:
- the msna gene encoding moesin a isoform X2, translating to MLSWSLPFSRIQQESSSLTRVLDQHKLNKEQWEERIQVWHEEHKGMMREESMMEYLKIAQDLEMYGVNYFNIKNKKGTELWLGVDALGLNIYEQNDRMTPKIGFPWSEIRNISFNDKKFVIKPIDKKSPDFVFYAPRLRINKRILALCMGNHELYMRRRKPDTIEVQQMKAQAREEKNLKKMERALLENEKRKREVAEKEKEKIEKEKEELMERLKQIEEQTKKAQQELEEQTQRALELELERKRAQEEAERLENDLKSAEDAKMTLLQQSENQMKNQEHLATELAELTSKISLLEDAKKKKEDEAVQWQQKATMVQEDLEKTKEELKNKVTSAHVQEPLNAENEHDENDESSAEASAEFTAAATYKDRSEEERMTEAEKNERLQKHLLALSSELANARDENKKTVNDIIHAENMRAGRDKYKTLRQIRSGNTKQRIDEFECM from the exons ATGCTGAGCTGGAGTTTGCCATTCAGCCGAATACAACAGGAAAGCAGCTCTTTGACCAG AGTTTTGGATCAGCATAAACTTAACAAGGAGCAGTGGGAGGAGAGGATTCAAGTGTGGCATGAGGAGCACAAGGGCATGATGAG AGAGGAATCCATGATGGAGTATCTGAAAATTGCTCAAGACCTGGAGATGTACGGAGTCAACTACTTCAACATCAAGAATAAGAAAGGAACAGAGCTGTGGCTGGGTGTGGATGCTCTGGGTCTCAACATTTACGAACAGAACGACAG AATGACGCCCAAAATCGGATTTCCTTGGAGTGAAATAAGAAACATTTCCTTCAACGACAAGAAGTTTGTCATTAAACCAATTGACAAGAAATCACCC GACTTTGTATTCTATGCTCCAAGACTGCGCATCAACAAACGCATCCTGGCTCTGTGCATGGGCAACCATGAGCTGTATATGCGCCGCCGCAAACCAGACACCATCGAAGTGCAGCAGATGAAGGCCCAGGCTCGAGAGGAGAAGAATCTGAAAAAGATGGAGAG AGCTCTGTTGGAgaatgaaaagaggaaaagagaagtTGCAgaaaaggagaaggagaagattgaaaaggaaaaggaggaaTTAATGGAGCGATTAAAGCAGATTGAAGAGCAGACGAAAAAAGCCCAACAAG AGCTGGAGGAGCAGACACAAAGGGCTCTGGAGCTGGAGTTGGAGAGGAAGCGAGCCCAGGAGGAGGCTGAGCGTTTGGAGAATGACCTGAAAAGTGCCGAGGATGCAAAGATGACGCTGCTGCAGCAGTCAGAGAATCAGATGAAGAACCAAGAACACCTG GCTACAGAGTTGGCTGAACTGACTTCGAAGATTTCCTTGCTGGAGGAtgccaagaagaagaaggaagatgAGGCAGTGCAATGGCAACAGAAG GCTACCATGGTGCAGGAAGACCTGGAGAAGACCAAAGAGGAGCTCAAGAATAAAGTGACGTCAGCTCACGTCCAGGAGCCCCTCAACGCAGAGAACGAGCATGATGAGAATGACGAGAGCAGTGCGGAGGCCAGCGCCGAGTTCACAGCTGCAGCCACATACAAGGACCGCAGCGAAGAGGAGCGAATGACCGAGGCCGAAAAGAACGAACGCTTGCAGAAGCATCTACTT GCTTTAAGCTCAGAGTTGGCAAACGCTCGGGATGAGAACAAGAAAACGGTGAATGACATCATCCATGCGGAGAACATGCGAGCAGGACGTGACAAGTACAAGACCCTCAGACAGATCCGCTCAGGAAACACCAAACAGCGAATCGACGAGTTTGAATGTATGTGA
- the LOC121653860 gene encoding N-acetyllactosaminide beta-1,3-N-acetylglucosaminyltransferase 3-like: protein MRTTRVFTARTSMVTGVLLVVFYLCFIQDFSWKRVLRQVKVEKYGSPTKPPNRSSPDNLNWSKCQKNMSAANVTNFNLLPGNIQDFLYYCHCRHFPMLLDIPDKCGGANGSADVFLLLVIKSSPGNYDRREVLRNTWARERLHNGVWIRRLFISGTTSSGFEKKRLNKLLELEQRENNDILQWDFSDTFYNLTLKQILFLEWMDRNCPHVHFLFNGDDDVFVNTDNMVEYLQNLKDNNGSKHLFTGHLIQYVGPIRIPASKYFIPVQVHESDSYPPYCGGGGFILSGYTAFIIYNMSHHIPFLPIDDVYMGMCLAKAGLRPEHHLGVRTAGLHIPGSNIDYYDPCYFKDMLLVHRFLPANMYFMWHRLQDPDLNCSDIIKS from the exons ATGAGAACGACAAG AGTTTTCACAGCAAGAACTTCCATGGTGACGGGAGTTCTTCTTGTGgtcttttatctttgttttattcaagATTTCTCTTGGAAACGTGTGCTCAGACAAGTCAAGGTGGAGAAATATGGAAGTCCAACAAAGCCACCAAACAGAAGTTCTCCTGATAATTTAAACTGGTCAAAGTGTCAAAAAAACATGTCCGCTGCCAATGTGACAAACTTCAACTTACTTCCTGGTAATATACAGGACTTCCTGTACTACTGCCACTGTCGACATTTTCCGATGCTCCTGGACATTCCGGATAAATGTGGAGGGGCAAATGGATCTGCAGATGTCTTCCTCCTTCTAGTCATTAAAAGTTCTCCAGGGAACTATGACCGCAGAGAGGTGCTGCGCAACACCTGGGCCAGGGAGAGATTGCATAATGGTGTGTGGATCCGAAGGCTCTTCATCTCAGGAACAACGTCGTCCGGCTTTGAGaagaagagactgaacaaactccTTGAACTGGAGCAACGTGAGAACAATGACATTCTCCAGTGGGACTTCAGTGACACATTTTACAACCTCACCTTGAAACAAATACTCTTCCTCGAATGGATGGACAGAAACTGTCCACATGTACACTTCCTGTTCAACGGCGATGACGATGTCTTCGTCAACACAGACAACATGGTTGAGTATCTCCAAAACCTTAAGGACAACAATGGAAGCAAGCATCTCTTTACTGGCCATCTGATCCAGTATGTGGGGCCCATTAGGATTCCAGCGAGTAAATATTTCATTCCAGTACAGGTACATGAGTCAGACTCATACCCTCCTTACTGTGGTGGCGGGGGCTTCATTTTGTCCGGCTACACAGCTTTCATCATATACAACATGTCGCACCACATCCCCTTTCTTCCTATTGATGATGTTTACATGGGAATGTGCTTGGCCAAGGCAGGACTTCGTCCTGAACACCATCTTGGAGTAAGGACAGCAGGACTTCACATTCCTGGCAGCAACATTGATTATTATGATCCTTGTTACTTTAAAGACATGCTTCTTGTGCATCGATTCCTCCCAGCCAATATGTATTTTATGTGGCACAGATTACAGGACCCTGATCTGAACTGCTCTGACATTATCAAATCATAA
- the msna gene encoding moesin a isoform X1 yields the protein MPKTISVRVTTMDAELEFAIQPNTTGKQLFDQVVKTIGLREVWYFGLQYQDTKGFSTWLKLNKKVTAQDVRKESPLLFKFRAKFFPEDVSEELIQDATQRLFFLQVKEGILNDDIYCPPETAVLLASYAVQAKFADYNKEVHTPGYLHGENLLPQRVLDQHKLNKEQWEERIQVWHEEHKGMMREESMMEYLKIAQDLEMYGVNYFNIKNKKGTELWLGVDALGLNIYEQNDRMTPKIGFPWSEIRNISFNDKKFVIKPIDKKSPDFVFYAPRLRINKRILALCMGNHELYMRRRKPDTIEVQQMKAQAREEKNLKKMERALLENEKRKREVAEKEKEKIEKEKEELMERLKQIEEQTKKAQQELEEQTQRALELELERKRAQEEAERLENDLKSAEDAKMTLLQQSENQMKNQEHLATELAELTSKISLLEDAKKKKEDEAVQWQQKATMVQEDLEKTKEELKNKVTSAHVQEPLNAENEHDENDESSAEASAEFTAAATYKDRSEEERMTEAEKNERLQKHLLALSSELANARDENKKTVNDIIHAENMRAGRDKYKTLRQIRSGNTKQRIDEFECM from the exons ATTAGTGTAAGAGTCACCACAATGGATGCTGAGCTGGAGTTTGCCATTCAGCCGAATACAACAGGAAAGCAGCTCTTTGACCAG GTTGTGAAGACCATTGGACTCCGAGAGGTTTGGTACTTTGGACTCCAGTACCAAGATACAAAGGGTTTCTCTACATGGCTGAAGCTCAACAAGAAG gtGACAGCCCAGGATGTGAGGAAGGAAAGCCCGCTGCTGTTTAAGTTCCGAGCCAAGTTCTTCCCTGAGGATGTTTCAGAGGAGTTAATCCAGGATGCTACGCAGCGGCTTTTCTTCCTGCAGGTGAAGGAGGGGATCCTTAATGACGACATCTACTGCCCTCCAGAGACAGCAGTGCTCCTGGCCTCCTACGCCGTGCAGGCCAAGTTCGCCGACTACAACAAGGAAGTCCACACACCAGGCTATCTGCACGGTGAAAACCTGCTCCCTCAGAG AGTTTTGGATCAGCATAAACTTAACAAGGAGCAGTGGGAGGAGAGGATTCAAGTGTGGCATGAGGAGCACAAGGGCATGATGAG AGAGGAATCCATGATGGAGTATCTGAAAATTGCTCAAGACCTGGAGATGTACGGAGTCAACTACTTCAACATCAAGAATAAGAAAGGAACAGAGCTGTGGCTGGGTGTGGATGCTCTGGGTCTCAACATTTACGAACAGAACGACAG AATGACGCCCAAAATCGGATTTCCTTGGAGTGAAATAAGAAACATTTCCTTCAACGACAAGAAGTTTGTCATTAAACCAATTGACAAGAAATCACCC GACTTTGTATTCTATGCTCCAAGACTGCGCATCAACAAACGCATCCTGGCTCTGTGCATGGGCAACCATGAGCTGTATATGCGCCGCCGCAAACCAGACACCATCGAAGTGCAGCAGATGAAGGCCCAGGCTCGAGAGGAGAAGAATCTGAAAAAGATGGAGAG AGCTCTGTTGGAgaatgaaaagaggaaaagagaagtTGCAgaaaaggagaaggagaagattgaaaaggaaaaggaggaaTTAATGGAGCGATTAAAGCAGATTGAAGAGCAGACGAAAAAAGCCCAACAAG AGCTGGAGGAGCAGACACAAAGGGCTCTGGAGCTGGAGTTGGAGAGGAAGCGAGCCCAGGAGGAGGCTGAGCGTTTGGAGAATGACCTGAAAAGTGCCGAGGATGCAAAGATGACGCTGCTGCAGCAGTCAGAGAATCAGATGAAGAACCAAGAACACCTG GCTACAGAGTTGGCTGAACTGACTTCGAAGATTTCCTTGCTGGAGGAtgccaagaagaagaaggaagatgAGGCAGTGCAATGGCAACAGAAG GCTACCATGGTGCAGGAAGACCTGGAGAAGACCAAAGAGGAGCTCAAGAATAAAGTGACGTCAGCTCACGTCCAGGAGCCCCTCAACGCAGAGAACGAGCATGATGAGAATGACGAGAGCAGTGCGGAGGCCAGCGCCGAGTTCACAGCTGCAGCCACATACAAGGACCGCAGCGAAGAGGAGCGAATGACCGAGGCCGAAAAGAACGAACGCTTGCAGAAGCATCTACTT GCTTTAAGCTCAGAGTTGGCAAACGCTCGGGATGAGAACAAGAAAACGGTGAATGACATCATCCATGCGGAGAACATGCGAGCAGGACGTGACAAGTACAAGACCCTCAGACAGATCCGCTCAGGAAACACCAAACAGCGAATCGACGAGTTTGAATGTATGTGA